In Drosophila yakuba strain Tai18E2 chromosome X, Prin_Dyak_Tai18E2_2.1, whole genome shotgun sequence, a single genomic region encodes these proteins:
- the LOC6526212 gene encoding ubiquitin carboxyl-terminal hydrolase Usp2 isoform X3: MIHLRTADTESGHSEADLENGSIKETTPTCTVTLERPRSSTSRYSRLYSNSSDVGGDSLASTASTGKLGSGKYSISSSSSSGDVPTATFTLRSSRTRRSQVEEAPPSTGVEQAGAAAPPPTPPPPPPPPPPTNGHRPAESNGGLEAKLNGLSLLSTSPKRNAIYERNQDTTDDAGVGQDSADNADVSTSATFKLNDSSKTLARSGTGSSSSARSVLPPMTPTSSRYWDRDSGTSRSSISTSSALNSSSLKHNSDDGYKSASASRDEKSEGLCGLRNIGNTCFMNSVIQCLSHTQELTRFLRSHHGSRSSSTKDQQILHEFAKLIQEMWTSNVHTVTPMELKRAFSTKHRMYSDYNQQDAQEFLRFFLDSLHSALNSGVKGETLNIDDNLSDNKKADLTWEWYTRHENSLVRDLFVGQLKSTLKCTTCGNTSVTFDPFWDLSVPLPSSSRCKLEACLDLFIREEVLDGDEMPTCAKCKTRRKCTKSFTIQRFPKYLVIHLKRFSETRWSKLSNIVEFPTSDSELNMGSYGANSNSNVHYSLYAISNHMGSTAGGHYVALCKHPVSRKWHEFNDNIVSEALSENHLVSSSAYILFYERT; this comes from the exons GTCGGGGCATTCTGAGGCGGATCTAGAAAACGGAAGCATTAAGGAGACGACGCCCACCTGTACGGTGACCTTGGAGAGGCCACGGAGCAGCACCAGTCGATACAGCCGCCTatacagcaacagcagcgatGTAGGAGGGGACTCCTTGGCTTCCACAGCTTCCACGGGAAAACTGGGCTCCGGCAAGTACTCgattagcagcagcagcagcagtggcgaTGTGCCCACGGCCACCTTTACACTCCGAAGTAGCCGCACGCGTCGCAGCCAGGTGGAGGAGGCCCCCCCGAGCACGGGAGTGGAGCAGGCAGGCGCTGCAGCTCCACCACCgacgccaccaccaccaccgccaccacctccaccaaCAAATGGGCACAGGCCGGCTGAATCAAATGGCGGACTGGAAGCCAAACTTAACGGTCTATCGCTGCTCTCCACTTCGCCCAAGAGAAATGCCATTTACGAACGAAATCAAGACACCACCGATGATGCAGGTGTTGGGCAGGATAGTGCGGACAATGCCGATGTGAGCACCTCGGCCACATTTAAGCTAAACGACAGCAGCAAG ACGTTGGCGAGAAGCGGCACTGGGAGTAGCAGCAGTGCCCGGAGCGTCCTGCCGCCCATGACTCCCACGTCAAGTCGGTACTGGGATCGGGACAGCGGCACCAGccgcagcagcatcagcacctCCTCCGCGCTCAACTCGTCATCCCTGAAACACAATTCGGATGATGGCTACAAGAGCGCCTCCGCATCGCGGGATGAGAAGTCCGAAG GTCTGTGCGGTCTGCGAAACATCGGGAACACTTGCTTTATGAACTCGGTCATCCAGTGCCTGAGTCACACGCAAGAGCTGACCCGCTTCTTGCGGTCGCACCACGGCTCTCGTTCGTCATCCACCAAGGATCAGCAGATACTCCACG AATTTGCCAAACTCATTCAGGAGATGTGGACCTCTAACGTGCACACGGTAACGCCCATGGAGTTAAAGAGGGCGTTCTCCACCAAACACCGCATGTACAGCGACTACAACCAACAGGATGCGCAGGAgtttcttcgtttttttcttGACTCGCTGCATTCGGCCCTCAACTCGGGCGTCAAGGGTGAGACGCTCAACATTGACGATAATCTCAG TGACAATAAGAAGGCGGACCTGACCTGGGAGTGGTATACGCGGCACGAGAACTCTCTGGTGCGCGACCTTTTCGTGGGTCAGCTCAAGAGCACACTGAAGTGCACCACCTGCGGCAACACCAGCGTCACCTTTGATCCGTTCTGGGATCTGAGCGTACCGTTGCCGTCTTCTTCTCGCTGCAAGCTAGAGGCTTGCCTCGACCTCTTTATTCGCGAAGAGGTCCTTGACGGCGACGAAATGCCCACGTGCGCCAAATGCAAGACGCGGCGAAAATGCACCAAAAGCTTCACCATCCAGCGTTTCCCGAAATATCTGGTTATAC ACTTAAAACGCTTTTCGGAGACGCGCTGGAGCAAGCTGTCCAACATCGTTGAATTTCCTACATCAGACAGCGAGCTAAACATGGGGTCTTATGGCGCCAACTCCAACTCAAATGTGCATTACTCGCTCTATGCGATATCGAATCATATGG GCTCAACGGCTGGTGGTCATTATGTTGCCCTCTGCAAGCATCCAGTCTCCCGCAAGTGGCACGAATTTAATGATAATAT AGTCAGCGAGGCCTTGTCCGAAAACCATCTCGTTTCATCCAGTGCCTATATTCTTTTCTACGAGCGTACGTAA
- the LOC6526212 gene encoding ubiquitin carboxyl-terminal hydrolase Usp2 isoform X1 has product MMLDIKKTRGFHKIPQASKLQSTTKAASSLVATSGKSPNEVPSPGGSAGSRVGATNPVRAANQRFFLVSSYKDPTFLKAECELAHAHVTTSKVKTTSQLHRRSRAGEDSRNNNYNASRAPTLVNMRRTSMFNGNQQQTTTSSTTITNTTSRNSTSNTSNGVLKYSVRSTTATATATSTSTRSYGKLKPLNNNQTTAEAAMMNGHTTNNNNNTSTSSNINNGGNNNMLRQEQQHDDISYIDSDDPPATGGPGGGVSTAKKSICYFKPITPPLQLRHQQNQAQQQEQQPQPSSSKSASHRYQRPKSTIIASAHSNFAVSYEKFGGGLYRQANGETNAESRTSSNARKYGIDSLSIKASIEKFNNLSGQKRQTPGSGSGVGSTSATGSSSGGGPLSGAIRSNHGSQAGGSSSNLQQRYSSDLDNIRVAAGYSSSLTRAAYRTTATMNSVSAPVAGTSGLGGPIGGSGGGGAATAMVQPTSKVTVRGTHGNRQPIACDSLAITGKANKDATAAETPTVATATATATATATPTPATSSVSTATATASNSASDSTLARSGTGSSSSARSVLPPMTPTSSRYWDRDSGTSRSSISTSSALNSSSLKHNSDDGYKSASASRDEKSEGLCGLRNIGNTCFMNSVIQCLSHTQELTRFLRSHHGSRSSSTKDQQILHEFAKLIQEMWTSNVHTVTPMELKRAFSTKHRMYSDYNQQDAQEFLRFFLDSLHSALNSGVKGETLNIDDNLSDNKKADLTWEWYTRHENSLVRDLFVGQLKSTLKCTTCGNTSVTFDPFWDLSVPLPSSSRCKLEACLDLFIREEVLDGDEMPTCAKCKTRRKCTKSFTIQRFPKYLVIHLKRFSETRWSKLSNIVEFPTSDSELNMGSYGANSNSNVHYSLYAISNHMGSTAGGHYVALCKHPVSRKWHEFNDNIVSEALSENHLVSSSAYILFYERT; this is encoded by the exons ATGATGTTAGACATTAAGAAGACCAGAGGATTCCACAAGATTCCACAGGCATCCAAATTACAGTCAACAACGAAAGCAGCATCATCGCTAGTAGCCACATCAGGAAAAAGTCCAAACGAAGTGCCATCACCAGGAGGATCGGCAGGATCAAGAGTAGGAGCTACTAATCCGGTGCGAGCGGCCAATCAGCGCTTCTTCCTAGTGTCCAGCTACAAGGACCCCACATTTCTGAAGGCCGAATGCGAGTTGGCCCATGCGCATGTGACAACGAGCAAGGTGAAAACCACGTCCCAGCTGCACAGGCGGAGTCGAGCGGGTGAGGATTCCAggaacaacaactacaacgcTAGCCGGGCACCAACGCTGGTTAATATGCGACGCACGTCCATGTTCAATGGCAATCAGCAACAAACCACCACCAGtagcaccaccatcaccaacaccaccagcaggAACAGCACCAGTAACACCAGCAACGGAGTGCTCAAGTACAGCGTCCGCTCCACGacggcaactgcaactgcaacttccACGTCTACCAGGAGCTACGGCAAGCTGAAACCGCTCAATAATAACCAAACGACCGCTGAAGCAGCTATGATGAATGGACACACcactaataataataacaacaccagcaccagcagcaacatcaacaacggcggcaacaacaacatgcTACGCCAAGAGCAGCAACACGATGACATTAGCTACATAGACAGCGATGATCCGCCGGCAACTGGTGGCCCTGGAGGCGGAGTATCGACAGCCAAGAAGAGCATTTGCTACTTCAAACCCATCACCccgccgctgcagctgcggcATCAGCAAAATCAAGCtcagcagcaggaacaacaGCCGCAACCCAGCAGCTCCAAGTCAGCCAGCCATCGCTATCAACGACCCAAGTCCACCATTATAGCATCGGCCCACTCGAACTTCGCGGTCAGCTATGAGAAGTTCGGTGGTGGTCTCTATAGGCAGGCCAATGGCGAGACGAACGCGGAGAGCAGGACCAGCAGCAATGCCAGAAAATACGGCATTGATTCGTTGAGTATCAAGGCCTCCATAGAGAAGTTCAACAACCTCAGTGGTCAGAAGAGGCAAACTCCGGGCTCTGGCTCGGGAGTAGGATCTACCAGTGCTACAGGGTCCAGTTCAGGAGGCGGACCGTTGTCCGGAGCTATCCGTAGCAATCACGGATCCCAGGCAGGTGGTAGCAGCAGTAACCTGCAGCAGCGCTACAGCAGCGACCTGGACAACATCCGCGTGGCGGCCGGATATAGTAGTTCTCTGACCAGAGCAGCCTATCGGACTACAGCCACAATGAATAGTGTTAGCGCGCCGGTAGCGGGAACCTCTGGATTAGGCGGCCCTATTGGCGGcagcggaggaggaggagccgcCACGGCGATGGTTCAGCCCACGAGCAAGGTAACGGTGCGGGGTACTCACGGCAACCGGCAGCCAATCGCGTGCGATAGCCTGGCCATAACCGGCAAGGCAAACAAGGATGCAACGGCAGCAGAAACACCTACTGTTGCCaccgccactgccactgccacagccacagcaacaCCCACACCAGCCACGTCTTCCGTctccacagccacagccacagcttCAAACTCCGCCAGCGATAGT ACGTTGGCGAGAAGCGGCACTGGGAGTAGCAGCAGTGCCCGGAGCGTCCTGCCGCCCATGACTCCCACGTCAAGTCGGTACTGGGATCGGGACAGCGGCACCAGccgcagcagcatcagcacctCCTCCGCGCTCAACTCGTCATCCCTGAAACACAATTCGGATGATGGCTACAAGAGCGCCTCCGCATCGCGGGATGAGAAGTCCGAAG GTCTGTGCGGTCTGCGAAACATCGGGAACACTTGCTTTATGAACTCGGTCATCCAGTGCCTGAGTCACACGCAAGAGCTGACCCGCTTCTTGCGGTCGCACCACGGCTCTCGTTCGTCATCCACCAAGGATCAGCAGATACTCCACG AATTTGCCAAACTCATTCAGGAGATGTGGACCTCTAACGTGCACACGGTAACGCCCATGGAGTTAAAGAGGGCGTTCTCCACCAAACACCGCATGTACAGCGACTACAACCAACAGGATGCGCAGGAgtttcttcgtttttttcttGACTCGCTGCATTCGGCCCTCAACTCGGGCGTCAAGGGTGAGACGCTCAACATTGACGATAATCTCAG TGACAATAAGAAGGCGGACCTGACCTGGGAGTGGTATACGCGGCACGAGAACTCTCTGGTGCGCGACCTTTTCGTGGGTCAGCTCAAGAGCACACTGAAGTGCACCACCTGCGGCAACACCAGCGTCACCTTTGATCCGTTCTGGGATCTGAGCGTACCGTTGCCGTCTTCTTCTCGCTGCAAGCTAGAGGCTTGCCTCGACCTCTTTATTCGCGAAGAGGTCCTTGACGGCGACGAAATGCCCACGTGCGCCAAATGCAAGACGCGGCGAAAATGCACCAAAAGCTTCACCATCCAGCGTTTCCCGAAATATCTGGTTATAC ACTTAAAACGCTTTTCGGAGACGCGCTGGAGCAAGCTGTCCAACATCGTTGAATTTCCTACATCAGACAGCGAGCTAAACATGGGGTCTTATGGCGCCAACTCCAACTCAAATGTGCATTACTCGCTCTATGCGATATCGAATCATATGG GCTCAACGGCTGGTGGTCATTATGTTGCCCTCTGCAAGCATCCAGTCTCCCGCAAGTGGCACGAATTTAATGATAATAT AGTCAGCGAGGCCTTGTCCGAAAACCATCTCGTTTCATCCAGTGCCTATATTCTTTTCTACGAGCGTACGTAA
- the LOC6526212 gene encoding ubiquitin carboxyl-terminal hydrolase Usp2 isoform X6, which translates to MQSNASRLGLCGLRNIGNTCFMNSVIQCLSHTQELTRFLRSHHGSRSSSTKDQQILHEFAKLIQEMWTSNVHTVTPMELKRAFSTKHRMYSDYNQQDAQEFLRFFLDSLHSALNSGVKGETLNIDDNLSDNKKADLTWEWYTRHENSLVRDLFVGQLKSTLKCTTCGNTSVTFDPFWDLSVPLPSSSRCKLEACLDLFIREEVLDGDEMPTCAKCKTRRKCTKSFTIQRFPKYLVIHLKRFSETRWSKLSNIVEFPTSDSELNMGSYGANSNSNVHYSLYAISNHMGSTAGGHYVALCKHPVSRKWHEFNDNIVSEALSENHLVSSSAYILFYERT; encoded by the exons ATGCAATCCAACGCATCCCGATTGG GTCTGTGCGGTCTGCGAAACATCGGGAACACTTGCTTTATGAACTCGGTCATCCAGTGCCTGAGTCACACGCAAGAGCTGACCCGCTTCTTGCGGTCGCACCACGGCTCTCGTTCGTCATCCACCAAGGATCAGCAGATACTCCACG AATTTGCCAAACTCATTCAGGAGATGTGGACCTCTAACGTGCACACGGTAACGCCCATGGAGTTAAAGAGGGCGTTCTCCACCAAACACCGCATGTACAGCGACTACAACCAACAGGATGCGCAGGAgtttcttcgtttttttcttGACTCGCTGCATTCGGCCCTCAACTCGGGCGTCAAGGGTGAGACGCTCAACATTGACGATAATCTCAG TGACAATAAGAAGGCGGACCTGACCTGGGAGTGGTATACGCGGCACGAGAACTCTCTGGTGCGCGACCTTTTCGTGGGTCAGCTCAAGAGCACACTGAAGTGCACCACCTGCGGCAACACCAGCGTCACCTTTGATCCGTTCTGGGATCTGAGCGTACCGTTGCCGTCTTCTTCTCGCTGCAAGCTAGAGGCTTGCCTCGACCTCTTTATTCGCGAAGAGGTCCTTGACGGCGACGAAATGCCCACGTGCGCCAAATGCAAGACGCGGCGAAAATGCACCAAAAGCTTCACCATCCAGCGTTTCCCGAAATATCTGGTTATAC ACTTAAAACGCTTTTCGGAGACGCGCTGGAGCAAGCTGTCCAACATCGTTGAATTTCCTACATCAGACAGCGAGCTAAACATGGGGTCTTATGGCGCCAACTCCAACTCAAATGTGCATTACTCGCTCTATGCGATATCGAATCATATGG GCTCAACGGCTGGTGGTCATTATGTTGCCCTCTGCAAGCATCCAGTCTCCCGCAAGTGGCACGAATTTAATGATAATAT AGTCAGCGAGGCCTTGTCCGAAAACCATCTCGTTTCATCCAGTGCCTATATTCTTTTCTACGAGCGTACGTAA